The window TCTATCTTTTCATAAGTACATCTTGCTCCCATGATACCTACTTCGATATCACGTATGATCTCTACTGGGTCTTCGTCCCTTGGATTATCCGATGTAAGAATACAATGATCTGCATACATACCGGCAATCTTGCCCATAATGGGCCGCTTCGATTTATCTCGGTTTCCCCCACAACCAAATACCACATATATCTTCCCTGACGATAATTTCTTAGCAGATTGTAAAAGCTGCTCTAAACTATCTGGGGAATGGGCATAATCTACGATGGTAAAGATATCCTTTAGATTGGGTATTCTTTCAAATCGCCCAGGTATAAACATCACTTGACCAATGCCTCCAATAATTTCATCCAGTTCTAAGCCTAATGCATAACAAGAGGCAATAGCTGCTAAGGCATTATAAATGGTAAATTCACCCGGTATACTTAATGTCACTTTACTTTCTGTATCATTATGAACTAACGTAAACACGCTTCCACGGGAGGTATACTGAATATCTTTTGCTGTAAAATCAGCATGCCGCATAATACCGAATGTGATGACAGGACACTGTGCCCTACTTGCAAATGCTTCGCCAACAGGGTCATCTATGTTGATAACAGCTTTCTTACACATGCTAAATAATTTAGCTTTTGCAGCTTGATAAGCTTCCATGGTACCGTGTTCATCCAGATGATCTCTTGATAGATTGGTAAACACACCAATATTAAAATCACAACCTATGACTCTATCTCTTTCCAAAGCCGTAGATGTAACTTCCATGACCGCATATTCTACCCCTTTTTCCACCATCTCGGCAAAGGAACTCTGCAGTTCGAGTGCATCAGGTGTGGTCGGGTTAATCTTAACTGTCTTAAGACGCTTCGGTCCAACGGTGTTTTTAATGGTACCAATAAGTCCTGACCGTTTTCCAATATGATCCATGATGCCATCAATTAGAAATGAGGTACTGGTTTTACCATTGGTACCTGTTATACCAATAAGTTTAAGCTTTTTGGATGGTTCATGGTAAAACCGATTGGCCAATATAGCCATGGTTTTTCGTGTATGATCTACTCTTAGCACGGTAACTTCTTTTGGTACTTCATACATATCATCTTCAAGTATAATGGATGTAGCTCCTTCTCTGACAGCATCCATGATAAAATCATGGCGGTTAACATGCTTATTACGTACTGCAATAAACAATGCCCCCTCCTTAACTCTTCTTGAATCCCAGCATAATTGTTTTACATCTGTATGGACATCACCTTGTATGATTTCATAGGTTAAGCCTTCCATTAATGTACTTAATTTCATGATATTCCCCCTATTATTGATATGCTTCACAGTAAACTTTCCTCTGTACAGCTTTAATTACCTCTAGTATAGCATTATTTTTTACAACTAATATTGCATTATCTGTCTATTTTCTTGCAATAACTGCTATTCTGGTGATAAAATAGTTATATGGATATGTAAATAACCATAAACTTATGAGGCATGTTCGCTGATATTTGGTTACCATATAAGCCCTTAATATTAAGAAAGGAATCGAAAAAATGGATAGACTAGGCAATGACTATAGCCAACGGGGTTATCTAAAAGAAGACTTTCGTTTGTTTCATTTAAAAGACCAAAATAAAGATGCTTTTTCACTCCATTATCACACTTTCCATAAGATTGTTTTCTTTCTTAGCGGTCAAGTTACTTACTTAATCGAGGGTAAGTATTATAAGCTTAAACCTTGGGATATACTTCTTGTAGCCAAAAATCAAATACATATGCCCATTATCGATCCTCATGAACCTTATGAACGTATGGTATTATGGGTAAATGATGCCTTTTTACAGCAAGATAAGGAAGAAGACAATAACCTTTTATCCTGTTTTCACATAGCCAGTCAGAAGAAGAATATTTTAAGGTTATATGAAACGGACCTTCATGCCACTAAGCACCGCTTGTATGCATTAAAAGATGCCCTATCTGATCAAGCTTTTGGTCACTATACCATGAATAAATGCCTGTTTCTTCAACTCATTGTTTGGCTTAATCGCTATTACTTAGGTGCTGATGCTCCCATTGCTGATGTGACCTATGATGAACGGATTGAAACCCTTATTCACTATATTAACCACCACTTGGACGAACCCCTTCGTATTGATCAGTTAGCCGATACGGTCTATTTAAACAAGTACTACCTGATGCATCTTTTTAAAGAACAAATCGGCTATCCTATTCATCGTTATATTTTGGAAAAGCGACTCATTCGTGCTTCTTCACTGGTTCGAGAAGGTGTCATGTTATCAGAAGTTTGTGATCGGTGTGGTTTTGGTGATTATTCCAGTTTTGTAAGAGCCTTTAAGAAAAAATTCGGCGTATCGCCCAAAAGGTATGCAAAATCCATGCCAATTAGTTAGATAATTCAAGGCGTAGACAATAAAATGTTTTTATTAAACGAAGTTGCTAATCTTTTTGCAATAAAATTTGACATTTATCGTCTCCTATGATAGCCTATATGAGTAAGGTTATACTTTGCCGTACAAAATATTAATTTTCGGAGGATTTTTAATGAAAACTGGTGTAGTAAAATGGTTTAATAATGAAAAAGGATTTGGATTCATTTGTGTTGAAGGGGAAGAAGATGTATTTGTACATTTTTCTGCTATTCAAGGAGATGGATTTAAAACTCTAGAAGAAGGTCAAAAAGTTGAATTTGAGGTTACCGAAGGAACAAGAGGCCCTCAAGCAGAGAATGTAGTTAAACTATAAATGAAATTTAAAAAAGAAGGTATCAAGACCTTCTTTTTTTTTGACGCTTATTTGACGCTTATATGATTATCTTTGACATTTATTCACATGCTGGTAATGCTTTTGGTTGTTCACATGTACTTTCTAATGTCACATGTTTTTCTGCATTAGATGCATCATGGAAGCCATGCATAATATCTAATACGTGGTAAGCTAATGCTCCACTTGCTTTAGGCTCTCTCTTCTCAATAATCGCACTTGCCATATCAGCAAGGCCTAATCCTCTACTGTTATCTGCATAATCATGGGTAAGTGGCACTTCTTTCCATTCTTTATCTGATGGTAACTTCAATTGAACTGTTCCACCAAAACCATTAGGATCGGGCACACTTAAGCTGCCTTTTGTACCATATATTTCGATGCGAGGTAATTGAGCTCCCCATACATCAAAACTTGTGATAATCGTGCCGATTGCCCCATTTTCAAAAGCTATCATACCAGCAACATGTGTAGGCACTTCAACTTCTATCTTGGTGCCGTTTTTAGGCTCACTTGTGATGGTACGTTCTGCAAAAGTCTTTCTTGTATAACCTGTGACTTGCTTAACAGGTCCCATAAGGTTAACCAAGGCTGTTATGTAATAAGGTCCCATGTCAAACATGGGTCCGCCTCCAGCTTTATAATAAAATTCAGGTGCTGGATGCCAGCTTTCATGACCGTGACATACCATAAAAGCAGTGGCTGCAATGGGTTCACCGATGACACCATCATCTATGAGTCTTCTACAAGTCTGAATACCAGCTCCTAGAAAGGTATCAGGCGCACAGCCAACTTTTAAGCCTTTTGACTTTGCTAAATCCAATAAATATTGACCATCTTCTCTTGACAATACCAATGGTTTTTCGTTATACACATGTTTGCCTGCTTTAAGGGCTTGTTCTGCTACAATTTTATGTGCCTGTGGTGTGGTTAGGTTCAGAATCATATCAATGGTTTCATCTGCTAACATCTCATCTACTGTCATAGCTTTTACCTTGTATTTATCCCCTTGTGATTGTGCTTTATCCATATCTAAATCAGCACAGCCAACTACATCCAAAATATCAAATACACCTGTTGTGTTCTTTAGATAGATGTCGCTGATATTGCCACAACCAATAATACCTACTTTTACCTTCTTCATGCTATCCCTCCTTATTATCAGCTTCTTTACTTACAGCCTTTGATTTACCTGCTGCCGCCCATAAGAATCCTCTGCGCATCATTTCAGATACTTCATCTATCTCCACTGTTTCTGCATGATGGCCTAGAGAATTGTAATACACTCTTCCCTGTCCCCATCTTTTTGTCCAAGCTACAGGCATGCGAACAACACCGTTGGTGGTGTGATGGCCTTCTGCTATGGGAAAATCTGTGGTTGCTAATACTTGAACAGCTGGGTCTACATGCAAATAATACTGCTCAGATGTTACTTTAAAATCTTCTATATCCTCCACAAGAGAACTGGAAGAAGGCATGATGTTAACGGTATAGGTTACACCATCACCACCAGGATGACTCACCCAGTTGCCTCCTGTCATAAACTGCCATAATACACTTTGTCTAAAAGCATCGCACATGCCTCCATGACAGCCTGCAAGGCCAACACCTTGTGCAACAGCTTCTGATACATTGTTCACGAAACCATCTTCGATTTCACCCATGGTCCATACAGGAACCAATAAATCATATGCCAATAGTCCTTCTTTGTCTTTTAGGCAATCTAACGTATCACTCACTACAACTTGAAAACCTTCTTTTTCAAGTACTGATTGAAAATGCTGGGCAACCTGTAGGGGTTCATGACCATCCCATCCCCCTTGAAATATTAACGCTTTCCTCATAAAAAAACCTCCATCATACTAGATTTTGCTCTCTTCAAAATCTACTATAACAGAGATTTATTCTTTACTCTTCTCATTTATAACACTATCCTTCTCATTTATACGCTTTCGATATATAGAAGGGGAACATCCCATATAGGTATGAAACACACGATTAAATGTCTTAACACTGTTAAACCCTGTAAGATATGCAATATCAACAACGGTATCATCTGTTTCTGAAAGGCATTCTCTAGCCCTTTGTAAGCGTATCATGGTGACGAAGTGTTTAAAGGTCATACCTGT is drawn from Vallitalea pronyensis and contains these coding sequences:
- a CDS encoding UDP-N-acetylmuramoyl-L-alanyl-D-glutamate--2,6-diaminopimelate ligase, producing MKLSTLMEGLTYEIIQGDVHTDVKQLCWDSRRVKEGALFIAVRNKHVNRHDFIMDAVREGATSIILEDDMYEVPKEVTVLRVDHTRKTMAILANRFYHEPSKKLKLIGITGTNGKTSTSFLIDGIMDHIGKRSGLIGTIKNTVGPKRLKTVKINPTTPDALELQSSFAEMVEKGVEYAVMEVTSTALERDRVIGCDFNIGVFTNLSRDHLDEHGTMEAYQAAKAKLFSMCKKAVINIDDPVGEAFASRAQCPVITFGIMRHADFTAKDIQYTSRGSVFTLVHNDTESKVTLSIPGEFTIYNALAAIASCYALGLELDEIIGGIGQVMFIPGRFERIPNLKDIFTIVDYAHSPDSLEQLLQSAKKLSSGKIYVVFGCGGNRDKSKRPIMGKIAGMYADHCILTSDNPRDEDPVEIIRDIEVGIMGARCTYEKIEDRKKAIFQALSKASKGDIVIVAGKGHENYQIRKGLSIYFNDAEVIEDYFMMETDSVSVLK
- a CDS encoding AraC family transcriptional regulator; the encoded protein is MDRLGNDYSQRGYLKEDFRLFHLKDQNKDAFSLHYHTFHKIVFFLSGQVTYLIEGKYYKLKPWDILLVAKNQIHMPIIDPHEPYERMVLWVNDAFLQQDKEEDNNLLSCFHIASQKKNILRLYETDLHATKHRLYALKDALSDQAFGHYTMNKCLFLQLIVWLNRYYLGADAPIADVTYDERIETLIHYINHHLDEPLRIDQLADTVYLNKYYLMHLFKEQIGYPIHRYILEKRLIRASSLVREGVMLSEVCDRCGFGDYSSFVRAFKKKFGVSPKRYAKSMPIS
- a CDS encoding cold-shock protein, which codes for MKTGVVKWFNNEKGFGFICVEGEEDVFVHFSAIQGDGFKTLEEGQKVEFEVTEGTRGPQAENVVKL
- a CDS encoding Gfo/Idh/MocA family protein — translated: MKKVKVGIIGCGNISDIYLKNTTGVFDILDVVGCADLDMDKAQSQGDKYKVKAMTVDEMLADETIDMILNLTTPQAHKIVAEQALKAGKHVYNEKPLVLSREDGQYLLDLAKSKGLKVGCAPDTFLGAGIQTCRRLIDDGVIGEPIAATAFMVCHGHESWHPAPEFYYKAGGGPMFDMGPYYITALVNLMGPVKQVTGYTRKTFAERTITSEPKNGTKIEVEVPTHVAGMIAFENGAIGTIITSFDVWGAQLPRIEIYGTKGSLSVPDPNGFGGTVQLKLPSDKEWKEVPLTHDYADNSRGLGLADMASAIIEKREPKASGALAYHVLDIMHGFHDASNAEKHVTLESTCEQPKALPACE
- a CDS encoding ThuA domain-containing protein, translated to MRKALIFQGGWDGHEPLQVAQHFQSVLEKEGFQVVVSDTLDCLKDKEGLLAYDLLVPVWTMGEIEDGFVNNVSEAVAQGVGLAGCHGGMCDAFRQSVLWQFMTGGNWVSHPGGDGVTYTVNIMPSSSSLVEDIEDFKVTSEQYYLHVDPAVQVLATTDFPIAEGHHTTNGVVRMPVAWTKRWGQGRVYYNSLGHHAETVEIDEVSEMMRRGFLWAAAGKSKAVSKEADNKEG